A region of Frederiksenia canicola DNA encodes the following proteins:
- the glyA gene encoding serine hydroxymethyltransferase, whose protein sequence is MLRRDMNIADYDPVLWQAIQDENRRQEEHIELIASENYASPRVMEAQGSQFTNKYAEGYPGKRYYGGCEYADIVEQLAIDRAKELFGADYVNVQPHSGSQANAAVYGALLQPHDTILGMSLAHGGHLTHGASVSFSGKIYNAVQYGITDEGVLDYEDIRQKALECKPKMIVGGFSAYSQVVDWAKMREIADEVGAYLFVDMAHVAGLIAAGVYPSPLPHAHVVTTTTHKTLGGPRGGLILSSAKDEELYKKLQSSVFPANQGGPLVHVIAAKAVCFKEALEPEYKEYQKQVIKNAKAMVDVFKQRGYNVVSNGTENHLFLVDLVSHGLTGKAADAALGKANITVNKNAVPNDPQKPFITSGIRVGTPSVTRRGFKEAEVAELAGWMCDVLDSVGKENEAEVIAATKAKVLDICKRLPVYP, encoded by the coding sequence ATGTTAAGACGTGATATGAATATCGCAGATTACGATCCCGTATTATGGCAAGCGATCCAAGACGAAAATCGACGCCAAGAAGAGCATATTGAATTAATTGCTTCAGAAAACTATGCAAGCCCTCGTGTGATGGAGGCCCAAGGTTCACAATTTACCAACAAATATGCGGAAGGCTACCCTGGTAAACGTTACTACGGTGGTTGTGAATATGCTGATATCGTTGAGCAATTAGCGATTGATCGTGCCAAAGAATTATTCGGTGCAGATTATGTAAACGTGCAACCACACTCAGGCTCACAAGCCAATGCCGCTGTTTATGGTGCATTATTACAACCACACGACACCATTTTGGGGATGAGTCTCGCTCATGGTGGACACTTAACCCATGGTGCAAGCGTGAGCTTTTCAGGCAAAATTTACAATGCCGTACAGTACGGCATTACGGATGAAGGCGTGTTAGATTATGAAGATATCCGCCAAAAAGCATTAGAGTGCAAACCAAAAATGATCGTAGGGGGCTTTTCTGCGTATTCTCAAGTAGTCGATTGGGCGAAAATGCGTGAAATCGCCGACGAAGTAGGGGCTTATTTATTTGTGGATATGGCACACGTTGCGGGATTAATCGCGGCAGGTGTTTACCCAAGCCCACTGCCACACGCTCACGTTGTGACCACAACGACTCACAAAACCTTAGGCGGTCCACGTGGTGGTTTAATTCTTTCTAGTGCGAAAGATGAAGAACTCTACAAAAAACTACAAAGCTCGGTGTTCCCTGCTAATCAAGGTGGTCCATTAGTGCATGTGATCGCAGCGAAAGCAGTCTGCTTCAAAGAAGCCCTTGAGCCAGAGTACAAAGAATACCAAAAACAAGTGATCAAAAATGCCAAAGCAATGGTTGACGTGTTTAAACAACGTGGCTATAACGTGGTGTCAAATGGCACAGAAAACCACTTGTTCTTAGTCGATTTAGTCAGCCACGGCTTAACCGGTAAAGCAGCAGACGCTGCCCTTGGCAAAGCGAACATCACGGTAAACAAAAACGCGGTGCCAAACGATCCACAAAAACCGTTCATCACCTCAGGTATTCGTGTCGGTACGCCTTCTGTGACGCGTCGTGGCTTTAAAGAAGCAGAAGTCGCAGAACTCGCAGGCTGGATGTGTGATGTATTAGACAGCGTAGGTAAAGAGAACGAAGCAGAAGTGATTGCAGCAACTAAAGCGAAAGTGCTAGACATCTGCAAACGCTTACCGGTTTATCCATAA
- the argF gene encoding ornithine carbamoyltransferase, with amino-acid sequence MSANTLNLKDRHFLRLMDFSPEEIQYLLDLSAKLKADKKAKTEKQTMKGKNIALIFEKSSTRTRCAFEVAAFDQGANVSYIGPSGSQIGHKESMKDTARVLGRMYDGIQYRGFGQELVEILADYSGVPVWNGLTDEFHPTQILADFLTMIEHSDKPLNQIKLAYLGDARNNMGNSFVEGAALMGLDLRLVAPKPFFPEQTLLEEVAETAAKSGAKITCTENVAEGVKDVDFVYTDVWVSMGEPESAWEARINLMKPYQVNAELMKLTGNPNVKFLHCLPAFHDDQTTVGKDIAAKYGMNGLEVTDEVFESDASIVFDEAENRMHTIKAVMVATLGE; translated from the coding sequence ATGTCAGCAAACACCCTCAATCTTAAAGATCGCCATTTTTTACGTTTAATGGATTTCAGTCCCGAGGAAATTCAGTATCTACTTGATTTATCAGCGAAATTAAAAGCGGATAAAAAAGCAAAAACGGAAAAACAGACGATGAAAGGCAAAAATATTGCCTTAATTTTTGAAAAGAGTTCAACTCGCACCCGTTGTGCTTTTGAAGTGGCGGCATTTGACCAAGGAGCGAATGTCAGCTATATCGGGCCAAGCGGTTCGCAAATTGGGCATAAAGAAAGTATGAAAGACACCGCTCGTGTGCTTGGGCGAATGTATGACGGCATTCAATATCGTGGCTTTGGTCAAGAGTTAGTTGAAATTTTGGCGGATTATTCAGGCGTGCCAGTGTGGAACGGTTTAACGGATGAATTTCACCCAACGCAAATTTTGGCGGATTTCTTAACGATGATCGAACATAGCGACAAGCCTCTGAACCAAATCAAACTCGCATATTTGGGTGATGCTCGCAATAACATGGGCAATTCTTTCGTGGAAGGGGCAGCGTTAATGGGCCTCGATCTGCGTTTGGTGGCCCCAAAACCATTCTTCCCAGAGCAAACATTGTTAGAGGAAGTTGCTGAAACCGCTGCGAAGAGCGGGGCGAAAATCACTTGCACCGAAAACGTTGCCGAAGGCGTGAAAGACGTTGATTTCGTCTATACGGACGTGTGGGTCTCAATGGGCGAGCCAGAAAGTGCGTGGGAAGCTCGTATCAATTTGATGAAACCGTATCAAGTCAATGCCGAATTGATGAAGCTGACGGGCAATCCAAACGTGAAGTTTTTACACTGTTTGCCAGCGTTCCACGACGATCAAACCACTGTTGGCAAAGACATCGCCGCCAAATATGGAATGAACGGATTAGAAGTCACCGATGAGGTGTTTGAAAGCGACGCTTCCATCGTGTTTGACGAAGCGGAAAATCGTATGCATACGATCAAAGCGGTGATGGTCGCGACCTTAGGTGAATAG
- a CDS encoding histidine phosphatase family protein, translated as MALQLYLIRHGRTEWNEKGLLQGWGDSPLTEQGISAAKRTGEALYNVAFSACYSSELKRAQDTANYIIHGREIPHFHHQGLNELNFGLWEGKAIAELQSHPEYQLLANRPRDYQAIESQGETVEQLYHRVHHAFWEIANRHQQDGQVLIVAHGLTLTLLTAILNGVEWYDFRNPEKHRFVSNTSINIVEVEHGKAKLLELNNRAHLD; from the coding sequence ATGGCATTACAGCTTTATTTAATTCGACATGGTCGCACAGAATGGAATGAAAAAGGTTTACTACAAGGCTGGGGAGATTCACCACTCACTGAACAAGGTATTTCTGCGGCTAAACGTACCGGCGAGGCTTTATACAACGTCGCGTTTTCCGCTTGTTATTCAAGCGAATTAAAACGTGCTCAGGATACCGCAAATTACATTATCCATGGTCGAGAGATTCCCCATTTTCATCATCAAGGGCTAAATGAGTTGAATTTTGGTCTTTGGGAAGGTAAAGCGATTGCCGAACTCCAAAGTCATCCTGAATATCAGCTACTTGCAAACCGGCCTAGAGATTATCAAGCCATTGAAAGCCAAGGAGAAACTGTCGAACAATTGTATCATCGGGTCCATCATGCCTTTTGGGAAATTGCCAACCGCCACCAACAAGACGGACAAGTTTTAATCGTTGCTCACGGTTTAACCCTCACTTTACTTACCGCTATTCTCAATGGCGTGGAATGGTATGATTTCCGCAATCCTGAAAAACACCGTTTTGTGTCCAACACCTCAATCAACATTGTGGAAGTGGAACATGGCAAAGCGAAGTTGCTAGAATTGAATAATCGGGCCCATTTAGACTGA
- a CDS encoding inorganic triphosphatase: MENEIELKIMLLPENITLLTDYFNQQTILHSEITHLGNTYYDSNDLYFAKNKMGLRVRTKNNKYEITLKMKGDIVGGLHIRPEYNLALDTHQLDFKRLVSHYNLQLEDNSILDKQLLPTFSTDFTRTQWLIRFQQSEIEIALDQGLIKNLQGEEAICEVEFELKQGNLADLFDLLLAMPKADGMWLSSLSKAQRGYLVGNTEKMAKEMTKLTACQPELTDIEKYQLTQQVADFIRLTQDSSLIDYYQYLTQTKLAHIDYLTSQHYLQQNMLLIKKYYAKS, translated from the coding sequence ATGGAAAACGAAATTGAATTAAAAATAATGTTATTACCTGAAAATATTACATTATTAACAGACTACTTTAATCAACAAACGATTTTACATTCTGAGATAACTCATTTAGGTAACACTTATTATGATTCAAATGATCTCTATTTTGCTAAAAACAAAATGGGATTACGAGTAAGAACAAAAAATAATAAATACGAAATCACGTTGAAAATGAAAGGCGATATCGTTGGTGGGCTGCATATTCGCCCTGAATATAATTTAGCATTAGACACTCATCAACTGGATTTCAAGCGGCTAGTTTCTCATTATAATTTGCAATTAGAAGATAATTCTATTTTAGACAAGCAACTATTACCAACCTTTAGTACGGATTTTACTCGCACACAATGGCTGATTCGTTTTCAACAATCGGAAATTGAAATTGCATTGGATCAAGGTTTAATTAAAAATTTACAAGGCGAAGAAGCTATTTGCGAAGTGGAATTTGAATTAAAGCAGGGAAACTTAGCGGATTTATTTGATCTGTTATTGGCAATGCCAAAAGCAGACGGAATGTGGTTAAGTAGTTTAAGTAAGGCACAGCGTGGATACTTGGTTGGTAACACAGAAAAAATGGCAAAAGAAATGACTAAACTGACCGCTTGTCAGCCTGAATTAACCGATATTGAAAAATATCAGCTTACCCAACAAGTGGCTGATTTTATCAGACTAACACAAGATAGCTCGCTGATTGATTATTACCAATACCTAACTCAAACAAAATTAGCACATATTGATTATTTAACAAGTCAACATTATCTTCAGCAAAATATGTTACTTATTAAAAAGTATTATGCGAAATCCTAA
- a CDS encoding YcjX family protein, translating to MFTQIQNQLHKFVQRGLDNHLRLAVTGLSRSGKTAFITSFVDQLLHINQQDNSHLSLFLPARNGQILSVKRVEQHDLTIPRFEYDKNRQGFEAEPPVWSPSTTGISEIRLAIRYQRRNSLLRHLKETATLYLDIFDYPGEWLLDLPLLSQSFKAWSQAQQVVHKGKRAELAEHWQTQVKQLDLTAKADENQLAKLSEDYTAYLLECKTEGMQYIQPGRFVLPNHDRGAPVYQFFPLLDLAESDWEQLEKGPSHSIFHTLKKRYQHYQQKIVKPFYEDYFSQFDRQVILADCLTPLNHSQQAFIEMKIGLQQLFKHFHYGNRSLFRRLFSSNIDKLLFVATKADHITSDQVPNLESLMKQLVQEGGRHAEFDGIQTDYKAIASVRATDSVIATQNGQSFKAIQGIRSSDKKRVTLYPGSVPSRLPDANYWQYNRFDFDQFEPKRIDFDQPIPHLRMDAVLQFLLADMLD from the coding sequence ATGTTCACACAAATCCAAAACCAATTACATAAATTTGTACAACGTGGATTAGATAACCATCTTCGCCTTGCGGTAACAGGGCTGAGCCGTAGCGGGAAAACCGCGTTTATTACCAGCTTTGTGGATCAGCTTCTACATATTAATCAACAAGATAACTCGCATTTATCGCTTTTTTTACCTGCTCGTAATGGGCAAATTTTATCAGTGAAAAGAGTGGAGCAGCATGATTTGACCATTCCCCGCTTTGAATACGACAAAAACCGCCAAGGTTTTGAAGCAGAGCCACCCGTTTGGTCGCCATCGACAACGGGGATCAGCGAAATTCGCTTGGCCATCCGCTATCAACGCCGTAATAGCCTGTTACGTCATTTAAAAGAAACCGCAACACTTTACCTTGATATTTTTGATTATCCGGGGGAATGGTTATTAGATTTGCCGCTACTTTCTCAGTCGTTTAAAGCATGGTCGCAAGCACAGCAAGTCGTACACAAAGGCAAGCGGGCAGAATTGGCGGAACATTGGCAAACGCAGGTAAAGCAGCTCGATCTCACTGCCAAAGCGGACGAAAACCAGCTTGCCAAACTCAGCGAAGATTACACCGCTTACTTGCTCGAATGCAAAACTGAAGGAATGCAATATATCCAACCGGGGCGATTTGTGTTACCAAACCACGATCGAGGGGCACCCGTATATCAATTTTTCCCGCTACTTGATTTAGCGGAAAGTGACTGGGAACAGCTTGAAAAAGGCCCAAGTCACAGTATTTTTCACACCTTGAAAAAACGCTATCAGCACTACCAACAAAAAATCGTTAAGCCATTCTATGAAGATTATTTTTCGCAGTTCGATCGCCAAGTGATTTTGGCGGACTGTCTCACACCACTTAATCACAGCCAACAAGCTTTTATTGAAATGAAAATTGGCTTGCAACAACTTTTTAAACACTTTCACTATGGCAACCGATCGCTATTTCGCCGCTTGTTTTCATCGAATATCGACAAATTACTTTTTGTTGCTACAAAAGCCGATCATATCACGAGCGATCAGGTGCCGAATTTAGAGAGTCTGATGAAACAACTCGTGCAAGAAGGTGGACGGCATGCAGAATTTGACGGGATTCAAACGGATTACAAAGCGATCGCCTCGGTACGAGCAACTGATTCTGTTATTGCGACTCAAAATGGCCAATCTTTCAAGGCAATTCAAGGCATACGCTCTAGCGATAAAAAACGAGTAACTCTTTATCCTGGCAGTGTGCCAAGCCGTTTACCTGATGCGAATTATTGGCAATACAACCGCTTTGATTTCGACCAGTTTGAACCGAAACGGATCGATTTCGATCAACCGATCCCACATTTACGAATGGATGCAGTTCTGCAGTTTTTGTTGGCGGATATGTTAGATTAG
- the smpB gene encoding SsrA-binding protein SmpB, which translates to MMSKKPKVASNTIALNKRARHDYFIEDEIEAGLELQGWEVKALRAGKANIGDSYVIFRNGEAYLFGAMITPLNVASTHIVTDPTRTRKLLLNKRELDSLFGKVNRDGFTVVALSLYWKNAWAKVKIGLAKGKKLHDKREDIKDREWQVAKQRIMKHTNR; encoded by the coding sequence ATTATGAGCAAAAAACCGAAAGTAGCGAGCAATACGATTGCGTTAAATAAACGGGCTCGCCACGACTATTTTATTGAAGATGAAATTGAGGCTGGGCTTGAGCTGCAAGGCTGGGAAGTAAAAGCCTTGCGTGCGGGCAAAGCGAACATTGGCGATAGCTATGTGATTTTCCGCAACGGAGAAGCCTATCTGTTTGGGGCGATGATTACCCCGCTGAATGTGGCATCCACCCATATTGTGACCGACCCAACTCGTACGCGTAAGTTATTGTTAAATAAGCGAGAGTTGGATTCCTTATTTGGTAAAGTAAACCGAGATGGCTTTACGGTAGTAGCGTTATCCCTCTACTGGAAAAATGCATGGGCTAAAGTCAAAATCGGTTTAGCGAAAGGGAAAAAACTGCACGATAAACGTGAAGACATCAAAGATCGCGAATGGCAAGTCGCAAAACAACGCATAATGAAACATACAAATCGCTAA
- the rhlB gene encoding ATP-dependent RNA helicase RhlB, whose amino-acid sequence MSKHLTEQRFIDFPLCDQVLAALDSKGFEFCTPIQAKTLPFTLAGQDIAGQAQTGTGKTLAFLVAMFHHLYKNPIPTKSHQPRALILAPTRELAVQIASDASIFLDHTEFKLALAYGGDGYDKQLQAIEKGVDVLVGTTGRVIDYVKQGVINLDHIQVIVLDEADRMFDLGFIKDIRYLMRKSPKPEARLTMLFSATLSHRVRELAFEDMHNAEYVEIEPLQRTGHRIKEELFYPSNEDKMALLLTLMEEEWPDRCIVFANTKHKCEEIWSYLSADGHRVGLLTGDIPQKKRLALLDSFTQGDLDILVATDVAARGLHIADVTHVFNYDLPDDREDYVHRIGRTGRAGESGSSISFACERYAMNLPAIEEYIGHQIPVSQYDSEALLPLPKPARSHNSNKLRSPYNSRKRSR is encoded by the coding sequence ATGTCGAAACATCTTACTGAACAACGTTTTATTGATTTCCCCCTGTGCGACCAAGTATTAGCGGCACTAGATAGCAAAGGGTTTGAATTTTGCACTCCCATTCAAGCCAAAACACTGCCTTTCACCCTAGCAGGACAAGACATTGCAGGACAAGCCCAAACGGGAACAGGCAAAACTCTCGCATTTTTGGTGGCGATGTTCCACCATCTTTATAAAAACCCGATTCCAACGAAATCTCATCAGCCTCGAGCCTTAATTCTTGCCCCCACTCGTGAACTGGCGGTGCAAATCGCGTCTGATGCCTCCATTTTCTTAGATCATACCGAATTTAAACTCGCCCTTGCCTACGGCGGCGATGGCTATGACAAGCAGCTGCAAGCGATTGAAAAAGGTGTCGATGTGTTAGTCGGTACGACAGGACGAGTGATTGATTATGTCAAACAAGGGGTGATCAATTTAGACCACATTCAGGTGATCGTCCTTGATGAAGCAGATCGGATGTTCGATCTTGGCTTTATCAAAGATATTCGTTATCTGATGCGGAAATCACCGAAACCCGAAGCACGGCTGACGATGCTCTTCTCTGCGACTCTTTCTCATCGTGTACGAGAGTTGGCGTTTGAAGATATGCACAATGCGGAATATGTGGAAATTGAGCCACTACAACGCACTGGACACCGCATTAAAGAAGAACTTTTTTATCCGTCTAACGAAGACAAAATGGCATTGTTGCTGACGTTAATGGAAGAAGAATGGCCAGACCGTTGCATTGTGTTTGCCAATACCAAGCACAAATGCGAAGAAATTTGGAGTTATTTGAGTGCCGATGGGCATCGTGTCGGCTTGCTGACGGGCGATATTCCACAGAAAAAACGCTTGGCGTTGCTCGACAGCTTCACCCAAGGCGATTTGGATATTTTAGTCGCCACCGATGTTGCTGCTCGTGGTTTGCATATTGCCGATGTGACTCATGTGTTTAACTACGATTTACCTGATGATCGTGAAGACTATGTCCACCGCATTGGACGCACAGGCCGTGCGGGCGAAAGCGGCTCCTCCATCAGTTTTGCTTGCGAACGTTATGCTATGAATTTACCTGCCATTGAAGAATATATCGGGCATCAAATTCCAGTCAGCCAATATGACAGTGAGGCGTTATTGCCATTACCCAAACCGGCTCGCAGTCATAACAGCAATAAATTGCGTTCGCCATACAATTCTCGTAAGCGTAGTCGTTAA
- a CDS encoding helicase HerA-like C-terminal domain-containing protein, whose protein sequence is MQYTIAQSKEGIPLSLVSRMANRHGLIAGATGTGKTVTLRKLAEAFSQDGVPVFLVDVKGDLSGLVQAGSFQGKIAERIEQFQLGGESYLAGFPVSFWDVFGETGIPLRTTISEMGPMLLARLLNLNDTQEGLLNLVFRVADDKGLLLIDLKDLRAMLKFVAENAKQFQIEYGNVSAASVGAIQRALLALENEGATHLFGEPALDLHDWMQTRDGRGVINVLNSERLINSPRMYGAFLLWFMAELFEQLPEVGDPDKPKFVLFFDEAHLMFDGAPKVLVDKIEQVVRLIRSKGVGVYFVTQNPLDLPESVLGQLGNRVQHALRAFTPKDQKAVKAAAETFRANPKVNVVEAITQLGVGEALVSVLDEKGMPTPVEIAYIYPPKSQLKPISAQERLDFVKQDDLYLHYSQFVDNESAFETLNAQTQAVQQAEQNAKAEEDSFLGGMLGSIFGTKKKSQQSVAEQLVGSVAQSVGRNLRNQVTKQIMRGILGAISRK, encoded by the coding sequence ATGCAATATACTATCGCACAATCAAAAGAAGGCATTCCACTTTCACTCGTTTCCCGAATGGCAAACCGTCACGGCTTGATTGCTGGAGCAACGGGTACAGGGAAAACAGTCACATTACGTAAACTTGCCGAAGCATTTAGCCAAGATGGCGTGCCTGTGTTTTTGGTCGATGTCAAAGGCGATCTCTCTGGCTTGGTCCAAGCGGGGAGTTTTCAAGGCAAAATTGCTGAACGTATCGAGCAGTTCCAACTCGGCGGCGAAAGCTATTTAGCAGGTTTTCCCGTCTCATTTTGGGACGTATTCGGTGAAACAGGCATTCCATTACGCACAACCATTTCTGAAATGGGGCCGATGCTACTCGCCCGTTTGCTCAATTTGAACGATACCCAAGAAGGCTTACTCAATTTAGTTTTCCGTGTTGCTGATGATAAAGGTTTATTGCTCATCGACTTAAAAGATTTACGGGCAATGCTGAAATTTGTGGCGGAAAATGCGAAACAATTTCAAATAGAATATGGCAATGTCTCCGCTGCCAGTGTTGGGGCAATTCAACGTGCATTGCTGGCACTCGAAAACGAAGGTGCAACGCATTTATTTGGAGAGCCTGCTTTAGATTTACACGACTGGATGCAAACTCGAGACGGACGTGGCGTGATCAATGTCTTAAATTCCGAAAGACTAATTAACTCACCACGAATGTATGGGGCATTTTTACTTTGGTTTATGGCAGAATTATTTGAGCAATTGCCAGAAGTGGGCGATCCTGATAAACCAAAATTTGTGCTGTTCTTCGATGAAGCTCACTTGATGTTTGATGGTGCCCCCAAAGTGTTGGTGGATAAAATCGAACAAGTCGTGCGTTTGATCCGTTCTAAAGGTGTGGGGGTTTATTTTGTCACACAAAATCCGCTTGATCTCCCTGAAAGCGTACTTGGTCAGTTAGGCAATCGGGTGCAACACGCACTGCGTGCCTTTACACCAAAAGATCAAAAAGCGGTGAAAGCGGCGGCGGAAACGTTCCGAGCAAATCCTAAAGTCAATGTGGTGGAAGCGATCACTCAACTTGGCGTGGGTGAAGCATTAGTGTCGGTGCTGGACGAAAAAGGAATGCCAACGCCAGTAGAAATCGCTTATATCTACCCGCCAAAAAGCCAGCTCAAACCGATTTCGGCACAGGAACGTTTAGATTTTGTAAAACAAGATGATCTCTATTTGCATTACAGCCAGTTTGTGGATAATGAGTCGGCATTTGAAACGTTAAATGCGCAAACTCAAGCGGTACAACAAGCCGAACAAAATGCAAAAGCGGAAGAAGATAGTTTCCTAGGTGGTATGCTTGGCAGTATTTTTGGCACTAAAAAGAAAAGCCAGCAATCCGTTGCTGAACAGTTGGTGGGTAGCGTAGCACAATCCGTTGGTAGAAACTTGCGTAACCAGGTCACCAAGCAAATTATGCGTGGGATTTTAGGGGCGATTAGCCGAAAATAA
- the serS gene encoding serine--tRNA ligase, which yields MIDQNLLRTNLAEVAEILRTKRKFELDVARVAALEEQRKALQVKTETLQAERNTRSKNIGAAKARGEDISALLAEVDSMGNALDLAKAELDKVQNEMRELLLSVPNLPADEVPVGKDDSENVEVSRWGTPRQFDFEVKDHVTLGENLAGLDFPAGVKLTGSRFVVMKDKIARLHRALSQFMLDLHTEQHGYMETYVPYLVNHDTLFGTGQLPKFGEDLFHTQPLEGQDPNAVQKPYALIPTAEVPVTNLVRDEILDEESLPLKFTAHTPCFRSEAGSYGRDTRGLIRMHQFDKVEMVQVVAPEKSMEALEELTGHAEKVLQLLGLPYRKMLLCSGDMGFGSAKTYDLEVWLPAQNTYREISSCSNMWDFQARRMAARCKAKGDKKTRLVHTLNGSGLAVGRTLVAVLENYQNADGSITVPEVLKPYMAGLDVIK from the coding sequence ATGATCGATCAAAACCTATTACGAACAAACTTGGCGGAAGTGGCTGAGATTTTAAGAACCAAACGTAAATTTGAATTGGACGTTGCCCGTGTGGCAGCATTGGAAGAGCAGCGTAAAGCGTTGCAAGTCAAAACCGAAACGTTGCAAGCAGAACGCAACACTCGCTCGAAAAATATCGGGGCAGCAAAAGCTCGAGGTGAAGATATTTCTGCATTATTAGCGGAAGTAGATTCAATGGGCAATGCGTTGGATTTAGCCAAAGCCGAGTTAGACAAAGTGCAAAATGAAATGCGTGAGCTATTGCTTTCTGTGCCAAATTTGCCTGCAGATGAAGTGCCAGTGGGTAAAGATGACAGCGAAAATGTGGAAGTTTCTCGCTGGGGTACACCACGCCAGTTTGATTTTGAGGTGAAAGATCACGTGACTTTAGGCGAAAATCTAGCGGGCTTAGATTTCCCTGCGGGCGTGAAATTAACTGGCAGTCGCTTTGTCGTGATGAAAGACAAAATCGCTCGCTTGCATCGTGCGTTATCGCAATTTATGTTGGATTTACATACCGAACAGCACGGCTATATGGAAACGTATGTACCGTATTTGGTGAATCACGACACGCTTTTTGGTACAGGTCAGCTGCCAAAATTTGGGGAAGATCTATTCCATACTCAACCGCTAGAGGGACAAGATCCAAATGCTGTACAAAAACCATATGCATTGATCCCAACAGCGGAAGTGCCTGTCACTAATTTAGTACGTGATGAAATTTTAGACGAAGAAAGTCTACCGTTGAAATTCACAGCTCACACCCCTTGCTTCCGTTCAGAAGCGGGTTCTTACGGGCGTGATACCCGTGGTTTAATTCGTATGCATCAGTTTGATAAAGTCGAAATGGTGCAAGTCGTTGCGCCTGAAAAATCAATGGAGGCGTTGGAGGAACTCACAGGCCATGCAGAAAAAGTGTTGCAATTACTTGGCTTGCCATACCGCAAAATGTTGCTCTGTTCTGGCGATATGGGCTTTGGTTCAGCGAAAACCTACGATTTAGAAGTGTGGCTACCTGCCCAAAACACTTACCGTGAAATTTCCTCTTGTTCAAATATGTGGGATTTCCAAGCTCGCCGTATGGCTGCCCGCTGCAAAGCCAAAGGCGACAAGAAAACTCGTCTCGTTCATACTTTAAACGGCTCAGGCTTGGCGGTTGGTCGTACTCTCGTTGCCGTGCTTGAAAACTACCAAAATGCCGACGGTTCAATCACGGTGCCAGAAGTGTTAAAGCCGTATATGGCCGGGTTAGACGTTATTAAATAA
- a CDS encoding TIGR01621 family pseudouridine synthase, with the protein MDHQFPIIYRHTDFVIINKPAGVSVHRDEQAVGLTEKLAKQLGVDQVWLVHRLDKLTSGLLILALNKTAAATFYRLFEAHQIQKTYWAISTQKPKKKQGSIIGDMVKSRNGAWKLCQTRHHPAITQFISYAIAPKLRQFILQPKTGKTHQLRVAMKSLGSPILGDQLYRGEAADRLYLHAYQLDFIYDGEPISVSVEPTGQDWDVKR; encoded by the coding sequence ATGGATCATCAATTTCCGATTATTTACCGTCATACGGATTTTGTCATTATCAATAAACCTGCTGGTGTGAGTGTGCATCGAGATGAACAAGCGGTTGGTTTAACCGAAAAACTTGCAAAGCAACTTGGCGTTGACCAAGTATGGTTAGTGCATCGCTTAGATAAACTTACCTCGGGTTTGTTGATTCTAGCCTTAAATAAAACAGCTGCAGCGACCTTTTATCGTCTTTTTGAAGCACATCAAATTCAAAAAACTTACTGGGCAATCTCAACCCAAAAACCAAAGAAGAAGCAGGGAAGTATTATCGGGGATATGGTGAAAAGCCGTAATGGGGCATGGAAATTGTGTCAAACGCGTCATCACCCTGCGATTACTCAGTTTATATCTTATGCTATTGCGCCGAAGTTACGCCAGTTTATTCTACAACCGAAAACAGGTAAGACACATCAATTAAGAGTAGCAATGAAAAGTCTCGGCAGTCCAATTTTAGGGGATCAGCTTTATCGTGGAGAAGCGGCGGATCGATTGTATTTGCATGCCTATCAACTCGATTTTATCTATGATGGTGAGCCAATATCCGTTTCAGTTGAGCCAACGGGGCAAGATTGGGATGTGAAAAGGTAA
- a CDS encoding DUF1294 domain-containing protein, whose protein sequence is MADVIASYFLIINIVSAYLMYADKQRAIQKTWRIPESNLLFICLVGGFLGTYGAMKWTRHKTKNWKFHTAVIVATLIWLMFLPLFVFWLYSR, encoded by the coding sequence ATGGCAGACGTTATCGCCAGCTATTTTTTGATTATCAATATTGTCAGTGCTTATTTGATGTATGCAGATAAACAGCGAGCAATCCAAAAAACGTGGCGAATTCCTGAATCGAACTTGCTCTTTATCTGCTTAGTGGGCGGTTTTTTGGGGACTTATGGTGCAATGAAATGGACTCGCCACAAAACGAAGAATTGGAAATTTCACACTGCAGTGATTGTGGCTACCTTGATTTGGTTGATGTTCTTACCATTATTCGTTTTTTGGCTATATTCTCGGTAG